Proteins found in one Macadamia integrifolia cultivar HAES 741 unplaced genomic scaffold, SCU_Mint_v3 scaffold151, whole genome shotgun sequence genomic segment:
- the LOC122064049 gene encoding uncharacterized protein LOC122064049 codes for MESQYQKTRSYGNTMKMGIHEPQLSDNDRSSGELRALDCNLTSLCDHIQMEGFNSGAFSDIVVQAMGSTYRLHRLILSRSSYFRNMLHGPWKEANAPIVTLHVDDDNVNGDSIEMALAYLYGNHPKLNDSNAFRVLAAASFLDLQDLCSICTDFIISELWTSNFLAYQVFAESQDYGIHGERVRNACWGYLCQSGFMELKEVLPKLSSQTLHALLTSDELWVPSEEKRFELALYTLLVKGALLKAEHPHPEHESSSSEIGKGAHFDSSGVKGKNVIDSSTSTNKKLMESELEYLSVKDDLEGHKTAHNILVELADCVVDFHSGPQQVAQTACSQSSLEPRVSSRMEHPESLSNSCSDPDGNRGPCTYFEMPNCVEQSRMGGNGVAMEGPSEEGTSYHLSNTFWLPNDQSRHCSPASSSCNGVMATEWGRCGMPPSWGGRIVGRRQVKGYAKGNFGIRGEDNDVFINIFEGGSLLYCNMSFEALLNVRKQLEELGFPCKAVNDGLWLQMLLSHRVQEICVDTCKNCCLTSMACACRQPYRFSHGATTTGYYVQEHDRNNPSGNLGNVFVADAAQGEGNSLFRPVRVHVRGPIDGLAGIGRGTTFVSAAAWPPTRFVFSRVPFGLGNRNCQQSVANDESEARTELNGDISGDGLTALVGLTQGGNNNNVSAHGEQAERGYEPVLQNRLAGASLAGPSASGVPLQMLESQEHSLGLEWENGDDSSISLDMKTPLRHFPPFRFGVEFEDVHRLSDGVKHSPEVFYAGSLWKVSVQAFSDEDPQGRRTLGLFLHRRKAEITDSLRKAHMYVDSREKVTARYQLICPSKREVMVFGSFKQAGTLLPKAPKGWGWRTALLFDELGDLLQGGSLRVATVVQLV; via the exons ATGGAATCGCAGTATCAGAAGACGCGTTCGTACGGGAACACGATGAAGATGGGCATCCATGAACCTCAATTATCCGATAACGATCGGAGCAGTGGGGAATTACGAGCTCTAGATTGCAATCTCACCTCCCTCTGCGATCACATTCAGATGGAAGGATTCAATTCTGGGGCCTTCTCAGACATTGTTGTGCAGGCAATGGGCTCTACTTATCGCCTTCACCGGTTAATCCTTTCTCGTAGTTCATACTTCAG GAACATGCTTCACGGTCCATGGAAAGAAGCTAATGCACCAATCGTGACCTTGCATGTTGACGATGACAACGTCAATGGGGATTCAATTGAAATGGCCTTGGCATATCTTTATGGGAATCATCCTAAGCTTAATGATAGTAATGCGTTTCGTGTTCTTGCTGCCGCATCCTTTCTTGACCTTCAG GATTTATGTTCAATATGCACAGATTTCATCATATCTGAGCTCTGGACGTCAAATTTCTTAGCATATCAG GTGTTTGCAGAGAGCCAGGATTATGGTATACATGGTGAGCGTGTGAGAAATGCCTGCTGGGGTTACCTATGTCAAAGTGGTTTCATGGAATTGAAAGAG GTGCTTCCAAAGCTCTCTTCTCAAACTTTGCATGCACTGCTGACCTCAGATGAACTATGGGTACCTAGTGAAGAGAAACG GTTTGAACTGGCACTCTACACTCTACTTGTGAAAGGTGCTCTTTTGAAGGCTGAACATCCACATCCTGAACATGAAAGCTCAAGTTCTGAGATAGGAAAAGGTGCTCATTTTGATTCTTCTGGAGTGAAGGGAAAGAATGTTATTGATAGCAGCACCAGCACCAACAAGAAGCTAATGGAATCCGAATTAGAATACTTGAGTGTAAAAGATGATCTTGAAGGCCATAAAACGGCTCATAATATTCTGGTTGAGCTGGCAGACTGTGTTGTAGACTTCCACTCTGGACCACAACAAGTGGCGCAAACTGCATGTTCTCAATCTAGTCTGGAGCCAAGAGTATCATCAAGAATGGAACATCCTGAATCTTTGAGTaactcatgttcagatcctgaTGGAAATAGAGGTCCCTGCACATATTTTGAAATGCCAAATTGTGTTGAACAAAGTAGGATGGGGGGCAATGGAGTGGCTATGGAAGGGCCATCTGAAGAAGGCACGAGCTACCATTTAAGTAACACATTTTGGCTTCCCAATGACCAATCAAGGCACTGCTCTCCGGCAAGTTCTTCCTGCAATGGAGTTATGGCCACTGAGTGGGGTAGATGTGGCATGCCTCCTTCATGGGGTGGAAGGATCGTGGGTAGGAGACAGGTGAAAGGCTATGCTAAAGGGAACTTTGGCATCCGTGGTGAGGATAATGATGTATTTATTAACATCTTTGAAGGAGGTTCTCTTTTATACTGTAACATGTCTTTTGAGGCACTACTAAATGTGAGAAAGCAGCTTGAAGAACTGGGATTCCCTTGCAAAGCTGTAAATGATGGTCTTTGGCTACAG ATGCTTCTAAGCCACAGGGTGCAAGAAATATGTGTCGATACATGCAAAAATTGCTGCCTTACAAGCATGGCATGTGCATGTCGGCAACCATATCGATTTTCGCATGGGGCTACTACCACAGGTTATTACGTGCAAGAGCATGATCGGAATAATCCCTCTGGCAACCTGGGTAATGTATTTGTTGCTGATGCTGCTCAAGGCGAAGGAAATAGCCTCTTCAGGCCTGTGCGGGTGCATGTTAGGGGACCTATAGATGGGCTTGCTGGTATTGGGCGGGGAACCACATTTGTGTCTGCTGCTGCTTGGCCTCCAACACGTTTTGTCTTTTCTCGTGTCCCTTTTGGACTTGGAAACAGAAACTGCCAGCAATCTGTTGCGAATGATGAATCAGAGGCTAGAACTGAACTTAATGGAGATATTTCTGGAGATGGATTGACAGCACTGGTTGGGCTTACCCAAGgaggaaataataataatgtatcTGCACATGGAGAGCAGGCAGAGAGAGGTTATGAACCAGTTCTGCAAAACAGACTAGCTGGAGCTTCACTTGCGGGACCTAGTGCCAGTGGTGTCCCTCTGCAGATGCTAGAGTCACAGGAGCATTCACTGGGACTAGAATGGGAAAATGGAGATGATTCATCTATATCCTTGGATATGAAAACTCCTTTGCGTCACTTTCCCCCTTTTCGCTTTGG GGTAGAATTTGAGGATGTGCACAGGCTTTCTGATGGCGTGAAGCACTCACCAGAAGTATTTTATGCTGGGTCTCTGTGGAAG GTCAGTGTTCAGGCTTTTAGTGATGAAGATCCCCAGGGGCGCCGCACTCTTG GATTATTTCTTCATCGGCGTAAAGCAGAGATAACTGATTCTCTTAGAAAG GCTCATATGTATGTCGATTCTCGTGAAAAAGTCACCGCCCGTTATCAG TTGATTTGTCCATCAAAGAGAGAAGTGATGGTGTTTGGAAGCTTCAAACAAGCTGGGACTCTACTTCCAAAAGCTCCAAAGGGATGGGGTTGGCGCACAGCTTTGTTATTTGATGAGCTTGGTGATCTTCTCCAGGGGGGATCCTTGAGGGTGGCTACTGTTGTCCAGCTTGTTTGA